GCAATTACCCCATGGAAATGCTTAGCCGCGTTGCTTATGCGTATTCTGGACGAGTCCTGCGCCTGCAACACTCGTTAGATGCCTAAGAGGATACTCGCGATCACTCACAGGAGAACCTGGTCGACAAATGAGATGCTGTATGGTGAGAATCCTAGGTCATGGACTGTGTTGAAGTAAACGACGGCCAGCATGATGCGTTGTCGAATCCATTCCAAAGGATGGTTGTGCTCTCTAAAAAGTGTAGGCTGATTGATGTATTTGTCGATCTTGTGGGCATGATCTCTTAGATAttataaccgtgccaagcgcccaaccacccatcctgggtagttggtgcgccccaccaaacgcaaaatttccaatttactatcacttttgtacctattttacaccacaccacgatgtcagaccgaaccaaaaaaatggaaacccaaatccagcttgcagtcaaagccttctcccaggctaacaagcctaaTATCGCCCAGCTagcgcgggaatttgacgtaccataccatcggcttagggctaggattcatggccgtcagtcctacaccgaccgtgccacaataaccagatccctaaattcaattcaagaaaaggcgctcactagctgggttcaatccctagatagtgcgtatacatcacctaccgcagagatggttgagggtgctgcaaatgccattctaaagaaggctggtgaagatcgggttgtcggccacaattgggcctatcgcttcatcacaagactaccccctggattcaactatatcacccaacatccaaaggagaaatcgagggttgatagtgaggattacggcgccttgcttctttggtttaataaccttacccaggttatgaagcatcaccaatttcttccacacgagatcttcaattgggatgaaaccggctaccgaattggcaaaggtaaagcacgtaaggttattacctcgcgtacaaccagttatattgctaccggaggccagtcggaatcaattactggtattgaatgtatctctgccgatggctggttgatgctaccatgggttttacctaagggtaatacccacatggaggagtggtatgagaatatcactactaccgattttcgaattaagcctactaccaatggctggattgacgatgaaaccgcccttcaatggctattctcctttcatgaagctactattaagttagtaaagaagggtaggccaaggcttcttttaatggataaccatggctcccatcttacattcgaatttatcgacttttgcacacaaaaaaacatcatcccacatttctttttaccccatacaacacatctctgtcaaccgctcgatggcccagcattccaaagcctaaaacatcattttcgtacgatgaataatgagattgttatgtggggtggaagtgcaagcaaaaaacgggattttttccggatcattcaatcggctagagatgaagcttttacccaaagaacaataagatcatcttttaaatctaggggtatctggcccctagatccagaggttattcttaaacctctacgccaaagagatcttgaatctgaagggtccccccttaggattcttacgccatccccccccccccccccccccccccccccgattttacaagctcagccaccaattcaccaccagatacaattgagcgggttaaaaagcttaatactaagctcctcaatgatctaaagaagattgagcatctatctcaaagcgttcagaggcatgttcgacggagtgcagatgcaaacacgcttttgtcccaagaggttgaattgttaaaggcctctttgaagaaggctcagttccacaaatcaactgcaaatacaccaaaaaatgggaaatcgcttcttaggactaaaggcagtgtcctatcacctatatgtgcaaataggatgatggtaaaaagacaggatgccgatgctaagaagctaaagcggctacaggcaaaacaggccaaagaattggaagcccaacaacgggcccaggaagcaagggatttattagaagctgagcatgaagcttcaatggtggcaagagatagtcacagtggaaattggtatatagatagtcatggtggttaCATGTAAATAGCATTTTTATTGAAtgggaaattgaaaattttgcgtttggtgggaattttgcgtttggtggggcgcaccaactacccaggatgggtggttgggcgcttggcacggttactgCTTTTTTTCTAAAATCTAAAGCTATCTATGACTATGAAGACAGTCCAGAAACaggaagaaaaacaaaagaccGGAAAAGGGGATATcaaggtttttttttttttttttttttttaattttgtCTAAAGGAACCCACCCCCCCCAatgaatgaaaagaaagtctGCATTAAAAACGCTTTTCCCATGACCATCCCGCAATGTGGAGCATGAAAGCATCAAGGAATCATGAAAACCGCTGGCAAGACAGAGGAccgaaaaaagaaagaaatatgAAACAATGAGAATATTTTACCCGGATGCAAAAAGGCACTTGAGAGATCAGACAGACCTTAGAAGCGCAGATCCCAGCCGATCTTAGGGCCCAGGCGAGGAAGCTCGTCAGCGACCTGCTGAACATCCTTATCACCACGACCACTCAGGTTGAGAACAATGTTCTGGCCCTTCTCCATTGTCTTGGCAATTTGCATAACACCCCAGACGGCGTGCGAAGACTCCAGGGCGGGGATGATACCCTCGTGTTGGGCAAGAGCACGGAAGCCAGTGAGAGCCTGGCTGTCGTCCGCAGCGATGAAAGTGGCGCGGTTAGTGTCCTTCCAGTTGCTCAGCTCGGGGCCGACACCGGGGTAATCGAGACCAGCAGAGATTGAGTGAGTTTCCGAGATCTGACCGTGCTCATTCTGGAGAACGTAGGTGCGCACACCGTGGAGGACACCGTGGGAGCCGCCAGAGAGGGTGGCAGAGTGACGGTCAGTATCGACACCATCTCCAGCAGCCTCGACACCGATGAGCTTGACGCTGGGATCGTTGGAGAAGGGGTAGAACATTCCGACTGCGTTGGATCCGCCGCCAACACAGGCGATGACGGCATCAGGGAGCTTGCCAATCTGGGCCTGCATCTGCTCCTTGGTCTCGTTTCCGATCACGGACTGGAAGGTGCGGACGATGGTAGGGAAGGGGTGGGGACCAATGGCGGAGCCGATAATGTAGTGAGTGGTATCAAGTTCGACAACCCAAGCGCGAAGAGCCTCGTTCACTGCATCACGGAGGGTACGGCTTCCAGCCTCAACAGCGACGACGGAGGCACCAAGGAGCTTCATGCGGAAGACGTTAAGACCCTGGCGGCGCACATCTTCAGCACCCATGAAAACGGTACAAGCCATGCCAAACTTGGCACAAACTGTGGCGGTGGCAACACCGTGCTGGCCAGCACCAGTCTCGGCAATGATGCGGGTCTTGCCCAGGCGACGGGCAATCAAAATCTGTCCAAGGGCGTTGTTGATCTTGTGGCTTCCGGTGTGGTTAAGGTCCTCACGCTTCAACCAGATGTTAGCACCACCAACGTGGTCAGTCAAACGCTGGGCCATGTGAAGGCTGCTAGGGCGGCCCATGTAAGGGTAGTAGGAGCGGAATTCTTCCCAGAATTTGGGGTCGTTGTTGGCAATATCGAAGCCGCGCTCGAGCTCAGCCAAGCAATCCATAAGGGATTCGGGGACATACTGTCCACCAAACTCGCCGAAGCGCGAGGGCTGGGAGGAAACATCCTTTGTGACGTTGAGAGCCTCAATCTGGTCAGCGAGACCGGGTCCGGCGGAGGTATCAGCGTCAGTGATGACTTTGGTAGCGTGAACCTGACCAGAAGGCTGGGCCTTCTCAATGGCCTCGAGAACGTTGATCTCGCGAGTGAAAGCGCCAGTGGCATCACGCTCGCGCTTGCGTCCGGTGATGCTGGAGAGGTACTCCTCGGCAGCCTTGGCAGCCTGCCCAGCAGGGGCCTTGCCAACACAAGTGATAATCTGGCtgccaatgacaacaccctCGGCCTGCTCCTGGACCGACAAGAAGTGTTCACGGGTGCTGACACCGAATCCCAATGCAGCAGGGACATTGCCGGAGTATTCGTGGACGCGGTTGAGAAGCTCCGGAATATTTGCGCTCAAAGAGCCGGTGGCACCAGTCACACCCATGCGGGAAACAACGTAGATGAAGCTGTCTGCGATCTTGCAGAGGAGACGCATACGAGCATCGGAGGTAGCAGGGGCGATAAGGGGAACGTACGAGAGACTGCAATCAGGTAAGTATGCTAGACCAACATGGACAAGTAAAAAAGATTTCAAAAACGAGGAAAGGAAAATTGAGACCAACTTACCCAGCGCTCGAGCAGAGGTCACGGAAACGGACAGCCTCCTCCGGGGGCAAGTCAACCATGATGAAACCATTGACACCAGCCTCCTTGCAGTCACGGAGCATACGCTCCTCACCATACTTAAGAACAGGGTTGAAGTAGCCCATGAGCATCAAAGGTGCCTGCAGACCGCGGCTACGGGCAGTGCGGACAAGCTCAAGGACGATAGTGAGGGTGACACCATTCTCAAGGGCCTTTGTGTTAGCGGTCTGAATGGTAGGGCCATCGGCGATGGGATCTGTGAAGGGAATGCCAAGCTCGATGATATCTGTGATGTGCGACCAAATGTTAGTTAAAAGATTACCCATTTGAACAGCTTTCACTTGGGTTTAAATTACCGGCGCCGCCGTTCTCGAGGCCAAGGAGGATATCGACAGCTTCCTCGACGGTGGGATATCCTGCAGTAACGTAGGCCACCAGTGCAGCACGCTTCTGTGCCTTGCACTTCGCAAAGGTCTGCTTGATAGCCTCCATGATGAATGGCGATGTGAAAGTGGCGGGGGAAAAGAGAGTGGGATTgagaagaaagggaaaaggcCAATGGAAGGCAAACGGTCCCTATATATAAGTTCAAGTGTGGGATAAGTCACGCGTGAATGGTTGGATCAGAACTGGGAAAAGATGATGCTATAAAAAAGGTAAACGATCTGATCTGTATGAGTCAAATGCAACTGCCCTTTTTCGAAGCCGATTTCGCCGGCCCCGCGTCACGTGCTTTGATAAGATAGTAGGTCAGCTGACGTTATCGTGTCTACATGGAAGGATAGATGTAGGGCTAAGCTTTTCACGTGATAACATACAGGAACAGTCGGCCGATTAGGCGGCGTTATGGTGTCTTTTTAAGCTGTCTTCTCATCTGCTTTTCTTTGGGAGAGGCCGTTGGCCCTTGTTGTGATCGTAGCTAAAAAGGTCCAAAATGCGGAAATCCAAGCTTTCCATGTACAACGTGCATGTGACGCTTCACATCACTGACCAAGCCATTTCTTTATTACCGGTGTTTCGTTTTACAAGAGGCAAGGCTCAATGAGATGAATTCAAGTGAAACTAATCTGAAGATCTGCATGCAACAACTGTGACTCAAAATGGGTAATATTAAGGCAGAAAAGCAAGAATAATGAACGGTCCAACCGCTCAGGTCCGAAACGCCAGAACAATGCAGTAGGTAGTAAGTAACAACAGCCCTCAGCTGAAATAACAAGAAGCGGCAAGTACCGATCCAACTCCGAACAAAACTTTCAAACAGAAGTCAAAAGCGAACGGGGATTGCACAAGGAAGACCCGACACATGAAGGGGACTCTAGTGTCAGGCATCCTCACTCAGAAACCCCGTCCAAAATGCACCGAGGAGTTGGATTGAACGGACAAAGCCGCCCAGATTCCAAGAAAGAAACAAACCCCCAGTCTATCCCATTTTCAATCCAAAAATAACCCACGAATGCAAAAGGAATGACAAGCAAGCGCCCGCTATGCTGAATGGTAGTACAAAAGCCCAGAGTGTATGTTTTTGTGCGCAAAAAAAGGGAGTGGAAGCTGCAATGCCCGGCATATGAGTTATGCAACCCAAGGAAGGAATGAACAAGACACCGTCTAGATGCGAGGAACAGGTCTCAGAGTGGGACCAAGTCCAAATGTCAAAAATGTCAAAAAAGCAAATATGCAACGGCCGCAAGTCTGGGTGTATTATGAGGGCATTAGGCATCATAATCTGGTAGTTTAAGGAGGGACGTAAAATCATCATCAATGTGCGAGATGCGAGGTCGGGCAGATGCAAGGGCTCTTGCCATCTTTTCAGGTGGGAAGGGAGCTTGTGTCCGATGAGCCGACAACCCGCTGTCTGGGTTTGGCAAGGAGTGacaggaaaaagaaaatcgtATCTTCAAAAAAAGCGGAGGGGAAGTATGAAAAGTAGAATGAAAAGAGAACGCAGCAGGAAATGGAGGGACCAGCCGAGAGGGGGATCAGTGGCCGTGGGCCGTGTCGTGCATGTTATACACGGGATCCAAGTATGCGTAGCATCCGCCATTTCCTGGTGCAACGGTATGAGGAGTGTTGGGACCAAGGGGGTGCATCTCCCAGGATGGGCGCGGGGCCGGGGCTGCCAAACCGTGGGCATTCTGGGGATGGCACATGGCCGGATACGAGTATCCCCCAACCGATGAATAGGACTGGGTCACTGGGATCATAGATCGGAGGTCGGGGGCCGAAGGTAAGTGCGAGGTGGAGTGGTCGGCCTGGGAATAGGTCTGGACGGGCATGCTAGGGTAGGTGTTGCCAGCGCCAGCGTCGGAGATGGACTGCGGGGAGTTGGCAGTGTGAGGCTCGGTACCGGAATCAGAACCGGTGCCATGGCTAGCATGGCTGGTGTAGGTGGTGGTCATTGGTGTGGGGAGCGCACCAGCTGTTGAAGAATAGCTAGCAGACTAGACAGAAGACAAAGATTAGTCACGTGTGGCGGTGGTCTGGAGAGTTTCACCAACTTACGTATTTGCCAATGATCTTCTTTAGCGCGTGGCTCAGGACCTTCCAGGGGAAGACCTTAACATCTTTCTCGATGTTACGAGGCTTGGGGGCAGGGAATCCCATGATGACCTTGAAGAACTCTTCGCTGTCGACCTTCGCCTTGGAGACGGTCAGGGGGCGGAATCCCTCCAAATTGCGACGAATacgattcttctcttcaacagTGAAGCGCACGGCCACAAGGGATTCAAGTAAGTAGATGGTATCCACGCTGGTCACGTAGCACTCATTCTTGTCCTCCCACAAGATGCAGCTGATGCAGATACTGCTCGGGGCGCGATCTTCAGGGGTAACCGCCTTGAACTCGCCCTGGATGGTGCTCCCAGTTTGTGAGCGGGTGAATTGCACCAGGCGTCGTTGGGATGTGCGTTCTTCCTTCGACCACCCTTGTGTCATAGTGTCAAGATCACCGTTAAGCTTGAGAATAGCCTTGGTAGGGTACATGGCATACGGGTTGAAGGCTGGATTGTGAGGCATGCTGTGTGTTTGGATGGTGGAGGTGCGGATCAGAGTCGGATTTGAAGCACCACGCTGGGTGGAACCCTTCTGCTGAGGCAGACCATGTGTCAAAGCGAGACCTGCATTGCGAGCATCATTGCTCACAGAGACGAAAGAGGGGCTCCAGGCTGGGGTAATAGGGGAAGGCACACGGAGGGCGGGCTGGGGGGTGGCGGAAACGGAAGAGTATTGTCCAGAGCCGGTCTGGGGAGAGGATGCAGCGTGATATGGTGCGACGAAGCCCGCCATGGCGGGAAGGGGCTGCAAGTAGGGCGAGTAAGACGCAGACACAGAGCGGCTGTGGTAGCCCTCGTGGTGCTCAACCTTGGGAATCACAGATCCGGTGTGCCGCTTGGCAGATGCCGCAGGAACATCAGAGTATGAGAACTTTCTCTTGCGGGAATCGGCTGATGGCGAAGGGTGGGAAACTTGCTCGTAGGTGTACACTCCAACCTGAAGAGACGTAGCAGGACAGTCATCCTGAGTCTCCATTGAGACGGATAGAGGAACAGCAAAAGATGGGGATC
Above is a window of Penicillium digitatum chromosome 2, complete sequence DNA encoding:
- a CDS encoding Bifunctional tryptophan synthase TRPB; the encoded protein is MEAIKQTFAKCKAQKRAALVAYVTAGYPTVEEAVDILLGLENGGADIIELGIPFTDPIADGPTIQTANTKALENGVTLTIVLELVRTARSRGLQAPLMLMGYFNPVLKYGEERMLRDCKEAGVNGFIMVDLPPEEAVRFRDLCSSAGLSYVPLIAPATSDARMRLLCKIADSFIYVVSRMGVTGATGSLSANIPELLNRVHEYSGNVPAALGFGVSTREHFLSVQEQAEGVVIGSQIITCVGKAPAGQAAKAAEEYLSSITGRKRERDATGAFTREINVLEAIEKAQPSGQVHATKVITDADTSAGPGLADQIEALNVTKDVSSQPSRFGEFGGQYVPESLMDCLAELERGFDIANNDPKFWEEFRSYYPYMGRPSSLHMAQRLTDHVGGANIWLKREDLNHTGSHKINNALGQILIARRLGKTRIIAETGAGQHGVATATVCAKFGMACTVFMGAEDVRRQGLNVFRMKLLGASVVAVEAGSRTLRDAVNEALRAWVVELDTTHYIIGSAIGPHPFPTIVRTFQSVIGNETKEQMQAQIGKLPDAVIACVGGGSNAVGMFYPFSNDPSVKLIGVEAAGDGVDTDRHSATLSGGSHGVLHGVRTYVLQNEHGQISETHSISAGLDYPGVGPELSNWKDTNRATFIAADDSQALTGFRALAQHEGIIPALESSHAVWGVMQIAKTMEKGQNIVLNLSGRGDKDVQQVADELPRLGPKIGWDLRF
- a CDS encoding Transcriptional regulator Medusa produces the protein MWSYVPPFAHGLTCSPRALHTSSFGPLDLVVRNSGLTSDLFYFQFDSSRLSSHSLQVLSRCTRCNIFKLAYSKTHGVLFDPDFQTPLILGESLDLSDSEESQFVGAFSDGLWAKSEPILSMSAFQKPVAGAIIDYGSARSLQDAASYSNYGQSPYVTTPIVPSPMADQASQISDCVPYLPNEYASSYEESQSPMLGTRHRQLPEIVTYSPQRGSEGTRVMVQIQCPYDLHASSYAALYVVFGSKKCESLPHFLGFQGSAFQYGLSADVPAFLSTGSPSFAVPLSVSMETQDDCPATSLQVGVYTYEQVSHPSPSADSRKRKFSYSDVPAASAKRHTGSVIPKVEHHEGYHSRSVSASYSPYLQPLPAMAGFVAPYHAASSPQTGSGQYSSVSATPQPALRVPSPITPAWSPSFVSVSNDARNAGLALTHGLPQQKGSTQRGASNPTLIRTSTIQTHSMPHNPAFNPYAMYPTKAILKLNGDLDTMTQGWSKEERTSQRRLVQFTRSQTGSTIQGEFKAVTPEDRAPSSICISCILWEDKNECYVTSVDTIYLLESLVAVRFTVEEKNRIRRNLEGFRPLTVSKAKVDSEEFFKVIMGFPAPKPRNIEKDVKVFPWKVLSHALKKIIGKYSASYSSTAGALPTPMTTTYTSHASHGTGSDSGTEPHTANSPQSISDAGAGNTYPSMPVQTYSQADHSTSHLPSAPDLRSMIPVTQSYSSVGGYSYPAMCHPQNAHGLAAPAPRPSWEMHPLGPNTPHTVAPGNGGCYAYLDPVYNMHDTAHGH